Within the Arachis duranensis cultivar V14167 chromosome 10, aradu.V14167.gnm2.J7QH, whole genome shotgun sequence genome, the region atatgttatatatttacttgaatgctttcatgcttctttatcgCTTGTTTGATAATCTTAACGTACGAGTTTAAAGTATTTCAAGCACACTAAATTGAGTGAAGTGCATTCTTCTTTTGCATAAATTGTGACAAAGTTTTTTTATGCTAGTGTGTGTGTATTCTAAACCATGCACAATTTAGGACCCACACACCAATTTTTTGTTAACGTCATACCAATTTACTCACTTCTTTCTAGTGATTCACCTCATTCCAATAATTTAGGCTTCCTTGCTATTACATTTACTTGTCTTATTATCCTGTCTTCTAATTTCAGGATAAGTTACcataagcaaaaatggaagcggGAAAAGGAACATGCAGCAAACTGGTTaacctaccagctgaaggtagcaactcGGAAAAGTTGCCGTACCCCCTTTGCTCATCTTAtgatgcaccgaggatggtgaaaacttttaagtgtggggaggtcgtccgaccagtCGGCgtttttgggtgacaagtttcaaatctcaacacttttgcattttatCCTTAGGtcttttagaaaattttgatgcattttcttagtttgcatatatatatatatatatacacacacacacacacgtaataagcttagttaaaataatgaaattctCAAAGAAAAGCATTTTTAATAGGGCATTGACATCCCAATTGATTTGAGGTGAAAAACTTttcattgaacttgcttgaagtacatatattgtggaacatgatttttgagctgagaacacaagcatgtgagttttgagcctaattgtgtggttacatcttataaccacttattttccttcttgtgtgtaattgttctctttctatgattataatctttgatttgtttgaatctaTATGTCCTATTATTCcctgtattcatgcatttatatgattgaggtcatcatttcattagctcacttacccaaatggcttTACcatttatcttcctttgttagccaaatttgagcctatgattaacccacttgttcttattttagcacattacaagccttaaagcagaaaacaatgaatgtcctttatttggatctttgattggcttaggatAGTGAGTGTGAGTGTCATTCAAGAGTGGAAAAACTTTGGGACATTagttgggataaaagggtgtttgtgttttgtatttttatattggggaattgggtacatactcatgtatttattaaatgtataaaccttatgcattgatgttcttgtatatagtttgNNNNNNNNNNNNNNNNNNNNNNNNNNNNNNNNNNNNNNNNNNNNNNNNNNNNNNNNNNNNNNNNNNNNNNNNNNNNNNNNNNNNNNNNNNNNNNNNNNNNNNNNNNNNNNNNNNNNNNNNNNNNNNNNNNNNNNNNNNNNNNNNNNNNNNNNNNNNNNNNNNNNNNNNNNNNNNNNNNNNNNNNNNNNNNNNNNNNNNNNNNNNNNNNNNNNNNNNNNNNNNNNNNNNNNNNNNNNNNNNNNNNNNNNNNNNNNNNNNNNNNNNNNNNNNNNNNNNNNNNNNNNNNNNNNNNNNNNNNNNNNNNNNNNNNNNNNNNNNNNNNNNNNNNNNNNNNNNNNNNNNNNNNNNNNNNNNNNNNNNNNNNNNNNNNNNNNNNNNNNNNNNNNNNNNNNNNNNNNNNNNNNNNNNNNNNNNNNNNNNNNNNNNNNNNNNNNNNNNNNNNNNNNNNNNNNNNNNNNNNNNNNNNNNNNNNNNNNNNNNNNNNNNNNNNNNNNNNNNNNNNNNNNNNNNNNNNNNNNNNNNNNNNNNNNNNNNNNNNNNNNNNNNNNNNNNNNNNNNNNNNNNNNNNNNNNNNNNNNNNNNNNNNNNNNNNNNNNNNNNNNNNNNNNNNNNNNNNNNNNNNNNNNNNNNNNNNNNNNNNNNNNNNNNNNNNNNNNNNNNNNNNNNNNNNNNNNNNNNNNNNNNNNNNNNNNNNNNNNNNNNNNNNNNNNNNNNNNNNNNNNNNNNNNNNNNNNNNNNNNNNNNNNNNNNNNNNNNNNNNNNNNNNNNNNNNNNNNNNNNNNNNNNNNNNNNNNNNNNNNNNNNNNNNNNNNNNNNNNNNNNNNNNNNNNNNNNNNNNNNNNNNNNNNNNNNNNNNNNNNNNNNNNNNNNNNNNNNNNNNNNNNNNNNNNNNNNNNNNNNNNNNNNNNNNNNNNNNNNNNNNNNNNNNNNNNNNNNNNNNNNNNNNNNNNNNNNNNNNNNNNNNNNNNNNNNNNNNNNNNNNNNNNNNNNNNNNNNNNNNNNNNNNNNNNNNNNNNNNNNNNNNNNNNNNNNNNNNNNNNNNNNNNNNNNNNNNNNNNNNNNNNNNNNNNNNNNNNNNNNNNNNNNNNNNNNNNNNNNNNNNNNNNNNNNNNNNNNNNNNNNNNNNNNNNNNNNNNNNNNNNNNNNNNNNNNNNNNNNNNNNNNNNNNNNNNNNNNNNNNNNNNNNNNNNNNNNNNNNNNNNNNNNNNNNNNNNNNNNNNNNNNNNNNNNNNNNNNNNNNNNNNNNNNNNNNNNNNNNNNNNNNNNNNNNNNNNNNNNNNNNNNNNNNNNNNNNNNNNNNNNNNNNNNNNNNNNNNNNNNNNNNNNNNNNNNNNNNNNNNNNNNNNNNNNNNNNNNNNNNNNNNNNNNNNNNNNNNNNNNNNNNNNNNNNNNNNNNNNNNNNNNNNNNNNNNNNNNNNNNNNNNNNNNNNNNNNNNNNNNNNNNNNNNNNNNNNNNNNNNNNNNNNNNNNNNNNNNNNNNNNNNNNNNNNNNNNNNNNNNNNNNNNNNNNNNNNNNNNNNNNNNNNNNNNNNNNNNNNNNNNNNNNNNNNNNNNNNNNNNNNNNNNNNNNNNNNNNNNNNNNNNNNNNNNNNNNNNNNNNNNNNNNNNNNNNNNNNNNNNNNNNNNNNNNNNNNNNNNNNNNNNNNNNNNNNNNNNNNNNNNNNNNNNNNNNNNNNNNNNNNNNNNNNNNNNNNNNNNNNNNNNNNNNNNNNNNNNNNNNNNNNNNNNNNNNNNNNNNNNNNNNNNNNNNNNNNNNNNNNNNNNNNNNNNNNNNNNNNNNNNNNNNNNNNNNNNNNNNNNNNNNNNNNNNNNNNNNNNNNNNNNNNNNNNNNNNNNNNNNNNNNNNNNNNNNNNNNNNNNNNNNNNNNNNNctagtgtccaattgattgatagttgatagccattaactctagcctttattaatccaattagtggaaagctaggatttatggactaggattgatataactcacttgactttcctttgttaattgatttaaggatgactaagtgggattaatccttgcaactaccatacttgtggctagtgataatgatgaagacccttgacaaccaaaccttgctaagaccattttgttaataaagttttcttaccatttactattcatatttctcatccaaaaccccaaaataaacaaggccataaccaataacaagaacactaccctgcaagtcctttgagagacgacccgaggtttaaatacttcggtttatagattttaggggtttgtacttgtgacaaacaaatttttgtatgaaaggattattgttggtttagagactatactttacaacgagatttcattagtgaaattctaaaccgtcaaaaatccgttcatcaaaAACCTACCTTGGTTAAATAGGTTTTATCATACTCTGAAGTAGCTTAGTATTGTTTGATGTCGAAGGGTAAGTGTTCCATTTCTTCGATCAGCTAGACATACTTGTTCAATGATACAGTTAGCTTTGGATCTCCTAATTGCTTGAAATGCTTGGATCTTTGTTTGCAGATTTTATGCATTCAATGAAAAGAGTTCATATGAACAACTTTGGAGAACCTATCAAACTGCaggtatttttaatgtttagtgAATCATGATGTTTATGTGCTAGAAATATCCTTTCTTATTGTTTAAATCTGCAGAAATTTACAggatacaaaaacaaaaaatagcatATAAATGGTCATGAAAGAGATTGTGTTATGATGATGCATTGGTGCTGTGCCGGTTCTTCTTCCAAATGAATCTACGAGCATCAGATCTCCGACTGCATTGCCTGTTGCGCCAGTCCTCGTAGAAATACtggaaatttatatttattttatgttgtgTTGACTACTAAACTTTTAAACTTCTTTAATTATcgcttgttaatttttttgtcattgaATTTCATTGGATTAAGACTTTGTTAGTTATTGTATATTTGTTTGTTGATTTCAATTGATGACTTTGTGAAATAATATGGtaggtttttttttaattgattgaaaaactgaacaaaccgaaccaaaccaaaccgaatttaattggtttggtttggttcggatggTCTCGGtaaaaaaaccgaaccaaaccgaaccgcatATTAATTAAACGATTGGATTGGATGACTTTTCTCtaaaaaaccgaaccaaaccgcaccgcgaacACCCCTGCTATCTCCATGATGCAGCTTGGGCTATTGGTGTAAGTAATGTGTTGAGAACCGCTAAGTTTTTTTCTCGtaggttttattttttaaaattgtattaaaagTCTATGCAGTTAGCAACTAGCTAAGTTTTTTCTTGtaggttttattttttgttgttgactATGCAACTCTTATTAAGGAATACACTGTATTGATATTATGAATTTGCTTTATAGTTTTGCTAATGCCGTTTACccatcaatttattttttttagatacaaaataattaagatttgttatattaaaaaaagttccgaaaataaaaaaagaaacaaaaaataatttatagtacatttaaattaaaaaaaaatgttgattACCAGTgcaaaatacaatatttttgtggTCATTTAGCCGGGAAAATGGCAGTGGTTACAAAATGgccaaaaataaaactaaaaatactgAATATCATCTAACCGCcactaaataaatttaaaaaacacaaGGTCTTAAATAGCAATTGTTCAAAACTGTTAGAAAAGTGTTGTCGAATTCAAGGTTGGCCAAATAGCGTCAATTTTAAAGCAAAGCTAATCCTTGATTTTGTTGCGGTTACGCCAGTGGTTCATTAGAACCGCCGCAAAATCAAATCTCCACCCCTTAAACCGTAAAATTTTTAGAACCTCCGATATGCCATTTTGTGACAGttttaaattgctgcaaattacCGGTTGaaaaagtgtttttgaatttaagGTTGGTCAAATAGCGACAATTTTAAACCAACGCTAATCCTTGATTTTGTTGCGGTTATACCAGCGATTCATTAAAACCGCTGAAAAATCAAATCTCCACCCTTTAAACTTTAACGTTTTTAGAACCGCTGATATGTCAATTTGCGATAATTTTAAACCGCTGCAAATTACCGGTTCCTTTGTACTGTCTGTCTAACTCACAAAACCATTTCAAGAGAACTAACTTCACTACTATATTATCGTCGGGAATAACTTGCCATCAGAGGCTAGCAATGCTAGCCTTTACATTATTCCAACCAAATTTTGTACAACTCACATAGCATATCAAACGCAATAAACCTAATACCACCAGCAGCACCagcaaaaacaaaattacaTGCAACccttaataatatttatattttaaaaagaagtaTATTAAAAGATAAGCAGAGATATTGAAAGTGACATAAAATGTGTCTTAAGTGTTAGTAGAATTAAGATTTGCTCAGAAATCAAGTTAACAAACATTGAATAATAGATTGTGATAAGTTAACTTGTTAATAGTTGTTGGTTTATATATGTGGAGGGGTTTTGGGAATATTtgaatggtcttcttcttgttattttattttattttaattttgtatttaattgtaTGAAGCTGTACTTGATCATAAGTTACTCGTTGATTTTGGTAGGTGGGTGGCTCATGctacttaaataaaaaatctatggCATGGCGCATGAACAGTGGCAATGGGGGCATCAACCGCTGCTCCTTGACTTTAACAGTTGCACTCGTGATGTCTGAAACAGTGAACTCTGAttataaatttgtattttttctaATCTCAGCCGATTTGAATTTGTCCAACATAGTAGCCAATTATGAAGCGCACGTGTGTTTTTTAAGTTAGTTATAAGTAATTTCAACAGTACAGTGGCAAAACTCGTGAGATATATCATATATGTATCCTGGAAACTCTATGTCATTTTACATTTTAGTATTATAttgatcaataaaatttattcttttttttgttaatattgcataacaaaaatattttttataaattttaataatataaaaaataaaatatttttttgtttataatattagtgacttttttaaattttttaatatttagttacatttaattttatttttaacgttttcgatttgtgtcaaaattattttaaatattgacaattttaagaatttaatttctttagtaGTCGTGCCAAGCTGTCCATGGGGACGCGTGGAAAGTGACAACTCGTATGAAGTGCGAAAAACCAATCCCCACTGATCACACGACTCGTATAAAAATCACACAAAGTGGAGGACCCCTACCAGAGAGTAATGCATTCAAAATTGGGAGAAATAAAACACTGAAATGCACTGTGGAAGCTAAGAACCGTTGAAAACAACAAAATAGCGCGGGCGAACAAACAGAAACAAAAACAGCCTCATTTGTGAAAAATCTATTTGACTTGCTTTTTATTAGAGATAGTCCAAAAGCAGCTAGACAGAGATGAATCAGGGGAATGAGATCCCACCCATATCCTAATTTTATGCACATTATTATACACCTATTATTATTGTATACGATCTCTGACTTGAAATTGCCGTTGCTGTTAATAAGTTACTAAGAAAGGTTCCCCCATCAATTCATTGCCTTAGGTGACGTGTTTCACCTTGTTGAGAAGAATTGAGTGGTTGTCCCAAAATGGAGGAATCAAAGATaatttagatttaaaaaaattaataagaaaagctGACAGGGTGACAGTAAAGGATGGGTCCCAAGATCTAAAAACCTGAGGTTGGAAGACAAATTGAATTCCCATCTGGCAGTGACCCTGGAGCCGAAACAAATGTTGGGTTCGACATGTGATGTGCTAAACAAAACACTAGTAATATGTATATgccataataaattaataactaatttttttatatccgGACAACCTAATTGTAATTGAGGGTGAAAAGAaccaattaaaattgaaaaagaagtgaatacaaaaattatttctcCTCACAAAATGATCGAGCAAGCATCTATGATGTATCCATGTAACGCAATGTAGCCATGTGATTCCCTGGTGTTTGTTATTCCTACCAACATGTGACTGTCNNNNNNNNNNNNNNNNNNNNNNNNNNNNNNNNNNNNNNNNNNNNNNNNNNNNNNNNNNNNGGACCCCCACCATGTTCCCCTAACACTCACATGTGCCTctctttacattttccttcatttattcattcattcaaaGGCCTTTCAAACCCGTGCAACCCTGCAGTAGTAGTGCTGTTCTCCCTCTTTTGTTCTTTCCTCAAACATTTATCGCTCATAGACAGACTCGTCCTGCTGTTCACCTACGTCCTAATAATACCAATTGCCCCATCACCATAGCTTTCCATTCCAAAATAAATCATGTCTCGACATTTTCTTGTACACATAGATCACAAACCGAAATTTGTCCCCCTTGACAGAATTTAAATTGTGATTAAGAGCTGTAAAGTTTGTGTGATAACGGATTAGTATAACGGATTGAGATACAACATTCGAATTGATGAACAGTAGTGAGAAAGAGCAGCCATGGAAAGGAGTCCCGAACATGATGATTAATTCAAAATGATGTTCCTCGGAAGTCAAAAACACTAACATTTGTGGAGCAATCAGAAACGTGTACTTCACCAAATGGCAGTGAATGTTCTTTCCAACCCAATAACCATACAAGATTCCCCACATGCAACCAATTTCACATATTACAAACAACAACATGCCACCGACCAATTCCATCCAAATTCAACAGCTTCAAAAAattcttataataaaattacaagaaaaagaatgggaaaaaaaaagttagttcTATTTTCAATCTTGCAAAAATTACAACCTGTCGATGATTTTTGTTTCGTTCTTCACAATAATTCTTACATATACAGAGGGAAAAATAATACACAATTACAGTTCGATCTACTACAAATCTGAGAATTAATTCTAAGTTCCAACTTCACAATTTATATgtccatcttttttttttaataatctaaataattttttttaactaacaaaaattacaattttatgagattacaaagaaagaaagaaagaaggaaggaaAAGGCGTGTGTCAAAGTGGCACCACCAAAACCTGGCTGCATGCAAATTCTTCAGAATTTCCAATGGAATCTTGTGGCCACGAATCCCGAAGCAGCTTCAGCAACAGCTGCGCCTTCCTCTTCGCCCTCTCCGTGCAATCGCTTTGGACCAAAAGCAGAAGCTGAGTCAGCACACCCGCAGCCACCGCCTCTCTCTGGCACCGCTCCGACTCCGAGCACAGCGCCAGAAGCGCACCGGCGGCATACTCTGTTGCACGCTCTGAGATCTTCAGTATTATCTTCACCAGCAGTGCCACCGTCAGCGCGTGTTCAGCGAACGCCGCGCACCCTGCCGGAACTCTGCATAGGAGCTCCACCGTCGCAAGCGCTCTCTCAGCATCGCACTTCTCGAAATCGGCGAGTCTGTCGACGAGAACCTCCGGCGCACCCGCTGCCACCGCCTTGTGCCGGTTCTGCTTCACAAGACACAGCGCGAACAGCGCCTTGATCCCGATCTTGAGCGCGCGCGGGAACGATATCGGGTTCCGTAGCAAATCAATCACCCCATCGTAGATTTCGTCGACATTGCTAATCTGAGATCGGAGCTCAGGCAACCGAGTCCCGGCGGCAACGATTTCGATCAACGCGGCCGAGTTAACACGGACCTCCATTGAACTATGAAACAAAAGCATTGACAGGTACCGGATCTTATCCAAATCAGATGCAACAAACTCGCATTCATTCTCGCCAAGCGAGAACATCACGAGAATCGCAAGCGCCTCATGGTTCATCTCGTCGGAACCGTTACACGAGAAAACGACAGTTAGTAAGATCTGAACGGCGCTGAGGGAAGCAATGAGAGAGCGATTCTTATCCGAGTCGCGGGCGAGTCCTCTGAGTCGGCGGAGCGAGTTGACCCGGATCTGAGTCGGCGCGGAATCTGACGAAGCTTGGTTGAGCAAGGAGCGAACCATCGAAGGGTCTGCCGGCTGCTTCGGCGTCGGAATCCGCTCGACGCCAAAAGCACGGTTGGCGACGCACCATTCTTGGATTAGCCGTCGGAGTGTGTGGTTAGGGATTAGAGTGAAATCCGTTAGCGTTGCTCGTGTTACCGGACAGGTGGTGTTGCCGGTAGCCACCCATGACTCGATGCTTGGACGGTCGTAGGTCTGACCGGTGCAGACAGTGACCGGGTCTCGCATAAGCTCAAGCGAGATTGGGCACCTGAAGTGGTACGGAATCTGAACCCCCAAATCCAACGGTTCTAAACTGCCAGGCATCTCGATGAGAGAACGAGTTTATGTGTGTATTTCTTGTGTGGTATGGTTTTAAAAAGTTTTAGGCTTTAGGTGTTTGAATATAACGAGTGAGAGGAGAATAATGCTAAATGGGAAGGGTCTGCAAATTCTCTATAGCTAAGTTACGGTTTGCTTTCTCTTATATGAGATGGAACAGAGGAACCTGCCCAACAGAGAGGGGAGAGAGTagaagtgagagagagagagagagagagagaggggccAGTACTGGCTTTTCTCCTCTCTGCTCCTTATCTGACTCGGTTTTTCTACCACACGTGTGTCGGCATCTATCTCATCTTAGACTAAACTTGGAATCTAACCCTGGTTGGGAAATGCCATCACTGTGAGACAAGGGATTGGTCAAACCTAATGGTCCCACTATTACTGCTTATGATCTTACTCCTGTGAACATCATATTCACTAATTGCGTCCTCCATTtgcttttttaataaatatactaCTGTTTGTTGTTATTTGTTaatctaatttattattattacacatCGCCccctctttctttttcatcttcttttctgttttgcGCGACTTTGGTCTTATTTCCATTCACTGGCTCTTTTCCTTTGCTTTCCTTttgttccttctcttttttatcTTGATTTCTTCTTGACCCTACTACAATCGAAGGGAAATAACCTTTACACTGTTCTATTGCAActtgtgtgtgtttttctcatGACCGGAATATGTTATGTATAGGGAGGGATCAATGTATATGATTACATGATTGTTCATTGCAtccatcaaaaacaaaaaggttTTGACGACGGAAATAGTgtctgtttaattttgtattgATAATCATCTTGTAAAAGCTCTTTACcatggaaaataaaaagaaaatgaaccTTTTTTCTAAAAGTATTAATCCGTTTCGAAGGATATGGAAACAGCATCCATGCTTCCGTTGAAAAGAAAGAACGTAAcaacatcaattggacgtcatGCATGTCAGTTAAACCAATTAGatttagagagagaggggggGGGGGTTNNNNNNNNNNNAGAGAGAGGGGGGGGGGGTTTAAATAAAATTGGAGAATAATGAAAagaatagaatatatatattccGTCATGCATGTCAATTAAACCAATTAGATTTAAGGGACTTATACATAGGGTTAAGTACGGGCtaaaaattttttgtcttttctaCACAATGGTCTCTAAggtttaatttacttttaaaattgacCTTTAGACGAAAATGCTTTTTCATTCTTCTCCAAAATCATCATAAGCAAAAGCAGAAGCAATATCAATGAAATAACAATAACCAAAAgcacaacaataataacaacaataacaacaatgaaTTATGGAatcagaagaagaacaacaacaacaaaagcaacTACAAgcaaaagaacaacaataacaatagataatgaaaatatttagaaGAAACATcagaaaatcatcatcatcaacgtCAAGAACCCAGAAAAACAAGAACCCATATgcagaactcagaactcagaaaaacaaaaaaataatcatc harbors:
- the LOC107494866 gene encoding U-box domain-containing protein 26 gives rise to the protein MPGSLEPLDLGVQIPYHFRCPISLELMRDPVTVCTGQTYDRPSIESWVATGNTTCPVTRATLTDFTLIPNHTLRRLIQEWCVANRAFGVERIPTPKQPADPSMVRSLLNQASSDSAPTQIRVNSLRRLRGLARDSDKNRSLIASLSAVQILLTVVFSCNGSDEMNHEALAILVMFSLGENECEFVASDLDKIRYLSMLLFHSSMEVRVNSAALIEIVAAGTRLPELRSQISNVDEIYDGVIDLLRNPISFPRALKIGIKALFALCLVKQNRHKAVAAGAPEVLVDRLADFEKCDAERALATVELLCRVPAGCAAFAEHALTVALLVKIILKISERATEYAAGALLALCSESERCQREAVAAGVLTQLLLLVQSDCTERAKRKAQLLLKLLRDSWPQDSIGNSEEFACSQVLVVPL